In one Plasmodium reichenowi strain SY57 chromosome 7, whole genome shotgun sequence genomic region, the following are encoded:
- a CDS encoding putative membrane protein (conserved Plasmodium membrane protein, unknown function): MGVLKLKSEKKKKERNQKETKIDYEKCIKKTKVRENVFVKETVENDFDIRIFMKTDHSSNKIRQLNYAKLVKGIRKNKNLIPNNIEKIIEIYGLGIVEEDKNIRNYSSKIFYHLINNINYDKFFGKIKTCLFHSLKIDKVDLKILNLELCHKFFFTKISYCNKFFYEFLNNILDCFISLSIENQIKNVKYIFLLFKHKAKYKREKRKLLQLKKKGIQIRLSEIKNETKKKHNQVGNMEFKNFKKNKDNNKNFDNNKNFDNNKNFDNNKNFDNNKNFDNNKNFDNNNSYSSNHSNNNYEHISFRNLQNTLRDPFLIKKGIRIKLDENTKIEIYKKLFNCLYNFMDEIIYNSLQVDLINLYTQILKNIIFVIKKKINLTIEIMFLINKFIKRIIQLINENMLNIKNAKLLNMIYYFIVLIISLCLKERKYFELLKKKIKMDIIQWLHYSFVIYWYVLLKENFFNIPCHGHNEKKEIKNIYVKHEDICEHSIGNHMLGDKLKMCTSNINDVINCVYMGNKSGTDEKKHNNKNNDSNNNKNDYSNNNKNDYSNNNKNDYSNNNKNDYSNNNKNDYSNNNKNDYSNNNKNNYSNNKKKNYSNNNKNDYSNNNKNNDSNNNNYHNNNLLNVYELHNKNSSACDDKTLYYKNNKKYAKKYFMLLIYYYEIYINRTNSNILLNYYINKKKKNSEENKQENKDLHKKIMNKIEGYTKCMFHRNNDDTEKLGKYIMNYLISFSYNSIENILHLCYNIILLSYKDNVDLYTMKNEYLYIEKNEKDKNKDDSLLYSFKYFTTPFVFLSLVDCTNFINNDFFVNSFYSFFKEEEKEKIIRTISFIQKEKEYVQMIMSNRIFDNFMNTLLYVLYNYSDEFFVNNCLFFLCMLKEKQRGVLERKDDNKDDDNKDDDNKDVDNKDDDNKDDDNKDDDNKDDNNNNHDNHDNLNNNNHDNLNNNNHDNLNNNNLNNNNHNRNVESYKVICDNNINYNIMDEDKNREDSSVHNFSNIINKKMNNIKKVLIDYFLHKNNSYMLSFDILKILYFLYEHTNIKLLMFIYYLIINCVNIFDRNGKTKHPFFLNTREAIVCINKIMGVNYIKHMEMSNKKNEDLYIDIDKKKYLFVINDEYIYKEHFVLYFFKLNLYETVKVCENYVYDLLVDLQNVQQEKENEDDDDDEEKKKTTRTNYRILNNLKYTNIILIIKNISYIISNMKLHSSHLPLENKNISCIKLNYLFCLIHKLENVNENLCDKVFKIIKIITLYYFVCFYMCPPLLYDTNIQTDDKEDDNNYLSYDNTSGEEKKKSHKRRLCEISNCTEDAVHLRTHNDKNHNMNDILDIRYNEKEHDEKYLIYNTNIKVKVDISVFSLFLKNYFNNYMNIKNEAKVYGIEHILPDFFGIEFFNILLEKEIYYYVSINNKKNFENVTYDNNEESYNYSTHKYIEELINKYEKHINFVSFKKLEQLPIRKIIKLLIVSLFKMSYNRNIFFGPFSYNIKKDILLNVFLDNLNFVLIFYYFLSYLINRLHSYLDVSYSLKNYYSVWFYVDMILCCYCIKEEKMKKLKLPWSKEYEGIHLILNEALIDLNKKVKNMLDLILKHDERYNLINNIGKVYEHL; encoded by the exons atgggtgttttaaaattaaagagtgagaagaaaaaaaaggaaagaaATCAGAAAGAAACAAAAATCGATTATGAGAAATGTATTAAGAAAACAAAAGTTAGAGAAAATGTTTTTGTGAAAGAAACTGTCGAAAATGATTTTGACATaagaatatttatgaaaacAGATCATAGTTCAAATAAGATTCGTCAATTAAATTATGCAAAATTAGTAAAAGgtataagaaaaaataaaaatttaatacCTAATAATATAGAGAAGATTATTGAAATATATGGGTTAGGTATAGTAGaagaagataaaaatatcagAAATTATTCTTccaaaatattttatcatttaataaataatattaattatgataaatttTTTGGAAAAATTAAAACTTGTTTATTTCATTCATTAAAAATTGACAAAGTAGAtctaaaaatattaaatttgGAATTATGtcataaatttttttttacgAAAATTTCCTATTGcaataaatttttttatgaatttttaaataatattttagaCTGTTTTATATCACTAAGTATCGAGAATCAAATAAAGAAtgtgaaatatattttcttgtTATTTAAACATAAGGCTAAATATAAGAgggaaaaaagaaaattgCTCCAGTTAAAGAAAAAGGGCATACAAATTAGACTCTCcgaaataaaaaatgagaCTAAAAAGAAACACAATCAAGTAGGGAACATGGAATTTAagaattttaaaaaaaacaaagataataacaaaaattttgataataacaaaaattttgataacaacaaaaattttgataataacaaaaattttgataacaacaaaaattttgataacaacaaaaattttgataataaCAATAGTTATAGTAGTAACcatagtaataataattatgaacaTATTAGTTTTCGAAACCTGCAGAACACTTTAAGAGATCcctttttaataaaaaaaggtataagaataaagcttgatgaaaatacaaaaattgaaatatataaaaaattatttaattgtctttataattttatggatgaaataatttataacTCTTTACAAGTGGATTTAATTAATTTGTACACACAAATATTGAAAaacataatttttgtaataaaaaagaaaataaatttaacAATAGAAATTATGTTCctaataaataaatttataaaaagaattattcAATTAATTAACGAAAATATgttgaatataaaaaatgcgaaacttttaaatatgatatattattttattgtattaattatatcattatgtTTAAAGGAAAGGAAATATTTTGAATtgttgaaaaaaaagataaaaatggATATTATACAATGGCTTCATTATAGTTTTGTAATTTATTGGTATGTGTTGTTAAAAgagaatttttttaatattccTTGTCATGGGCACaatgagaaaaaagaaataaaaaatatttatgttaaaCATGAAGATATTTGTGAACACAGTATTGGTAATCATATGTTAGGTGATAAGTTAAAAATGTGTACAtctaatattaatgatgTTATAAACTGTGTGTATATGGGCAATAAATCTGGTACAGATGAAAAGAAgcataataataaaaataatgatagtaataataataaaaatgattatagtaataataataaaaatgattatagtaataataataaaaatgattatagtaataataataaaaatgattatagtaataataataaaaatgattatagtaataataataaaaatgattatagtaataataataaaaataactatagtaacaataaaaaaaaaaattatagtaataataataaaaatgattatagtaataataataaaaataatgatagtaataacaataattaccataataacaatttattaaatgtatatgAGTTACATAACAAGAATAGCAGTGCGTGTGATGACAAaactttatattataagaataataaaaagtatgcgaaaaaatatttcatgttattaatatattactatgaaatttatataaacagAACAAACagtaatatattactaaattattatataaataaaaaaaaaaaaaattcagaagaaaataaacaagaaaataaggacttacataaaaaaataatgaataaaattGAAGGGTATACAAAATGCATGTTCCATAGGAATAATGATGATACTGAAAAACTtggtaaatatattatgaattatttaataagtttttcatataatagtattgaaaatattcttcatttatgttataatattattttattatcatataaagataatgttgatttatatacaatgaagaatgaatatttatatatagaaaagaatgaaaaggataagaataaagatgactctttattatattcttttaaatattttacaacACCCTTTGTGTTTTTATCTCTAGTGGATTGTacaaattttataaataatgattttTTTGTGAACAGTTTTTATTCGTTTTttaaagaagaagaaaaagaaaaaattattagaaCTATAAGCTTTATACAAAAGGAGAAGGAATATGTGCAGATGATAATGTCAAATCGTATTTTTGataattttatgaataCTTTGTTATATGTGCTATATAATTATAGTGATGAATTTTTTGTGAATAattgtttgttttttttatgtatgtTAAAGGAGAAGCAGAGAGGCGTATTAGAAAGGaaagatgataataaggatgatgataataaggatgatgataataaggATGTTGATAATAAGGATGACGATAATaaagatgatgataataaggatgatgataataaagatgataataataataatcatgaTAATCATGATAAtcttaataataataatcatgataatcttaataataataatcatgataatcttaataataataaccttaataataataatcataacCGAAATGTTGAAAGTTACAAGGTAATATGTGACAATAACATTAATTACAATATCATGGATGAAGATAAGAATAGGGAGGATAGTAGTgttcataatttttcaaatattattaacaaaaaaatgaataatattaaaaaagtgctaattgattattttttacataaaaataattcttatatGTTATCATTTGACATTTTGAAAATTTTGTATTTCTTATATGAacatacaaatataaaactgttaatgtttatatattatttaattataaattgtgtaaatatatttgatagGAATGGAAAAACAAAAcatcctttttttttaaatacgAGAGAAGCTATTGTTTGtattaacaaaataatgggtgtaaattatataaaacatatgGAAATgtcaaataaaaaaaatgaagatttatatatagatatagataagaagaaatatttatttgttataaatgatgaatatatatataaagaacaTTTTGTTCTGtacttttttaaattaaacTTATATGAAACAGTGAAGGTATGTGAAAATTATGTATACGATTTGTTAGTGGATTTACAAAACGTACaacaagaaaaagaaaatgaagatgACGACGATGAtgaagagaaaaaaaaaacaacaaGAACAAATTATCGTATAttgaataatttaaaatatacaaatataatattaattataaaaaatatatcttatattatttctaatATGAAATTACATTCTTCTCATCTTCctttagaaaataaaaatatttcatgtataaaattgaattatttattttgcCTTATTCACAAATTAGAGAACGTTAATGAAAATTTATGTGACAAAGTATTtaagataataaaaataattaccttgtattattttgtatgCTTTTATATGTGTCCTCCACTTTTATACGATACTAATATACAAACGGATGATAAGgaagatgataataattatctTAGTTATGATAATACCTCTGgggaagaaaaaaaaaagtcaCACAAGAGAAGGTTGTGTGAAATATCAAACTGTACAGAAGATGCTGTTCATTTAAGAACACATAATGATAAGAATcataatatgaatgatatATTGGATATAAGATACAATGAAAAAGAACATGATGAAAAGTACCttatttataatacaaatataaaagttaAAGTGGATATTTCAGTATTTTcgttatttttaaaaaattattttaataattatatgaatataaaaaatgaagcAAAGGTATATGGTATAGAACATATATTGCCTGATTTTTTTGGTattgaattttttaatatattattagaaaaggaaatatattattatgtatctattaataataagaagaaCTTTGAAAATGTTacatatgataataatgaagaaagTTATAATTACAGTActcataaatatattgaagaattaataaataaatatgaaaaacatattaattttgtaagttttaaaaaattagaaCAATTACctataagaaaaattatcaaATTATTAATTGTTTCCCTATTCAAAATGTCatataatagaaatatattttttggtcccttttcatataatattaaaaaagatattttatTGAATGTGTTTTTAGATAACTTGAATTTTGTtttgatattttattattttctatcatatttaataaatcgATTGCATTCCTATTTGGATGTTTCCTATTCattgaaaaattattattcgGTCTGG tTTTATGTGGATATGATTCTGTGCTGCTATTGCattaaagaagaaaagaTGAAGAAACTAAAATTACCATGGTCAAAGGAATATGAAGGAATTCAtcttatattaaatgaagCATTAATagatttaaataaaaaggtGAAAAATATGCTGGATCTTATTTTAAAACATGATGAAAGATATAATttgataaataatataggGAAGGTTTATGAACACTTATAA
- a CDS encoding mago nashi protein-like protein, translating to MSKKDKFSFRYYVGHEGKFGHEFLEFEFNSKGRLRYANNSNYKNDKIIRKEAYVSKSVLKELKRIIEESEICKESDKEWPMPDKIGKQELEIYLDGVEYYFTTSKIGSLSDVKQCSDPEGLRVFYYLVQDLKCFLFSLICLHFRIKPV from the exons ATGTCTAAGAAAGATAAATTTTCCTTTAGATATTA tgTTGGGCATGAAGGTAAATTTGGTCACGAATTTCTGGAGTTTGAATTTAATTCAAAGGGGAGATTAAGATATGCAAACAATTcgaattataaaaatgacaaaattattagaaaagagg CTTATGTAAGTAAGTCAgttttaaaagaattaaaacGTATAATTGAAGAATCTGAAATATGTAAAGAAAGTGATAAAGAATGGCCTATGCCAGATAAAATTGGAAAACAAGAattagaaatatatttagatGGTGtagaatattattttactACTTCTAAAATTGGATCCTTATCAGATGTTAAACAGTGTAGTGACCCAGAAGGTTTACgtgttttttattatttagtACAAGATTTAAAGTGCTTCTTATTTTCTCTTATCTGTTTACATTTTAgg ATAAAACCGGTTTAA
- a CDS encoding exonuclease I, putative gives MGISNLLQFLKPIIKNSHISKYKNEVVGVDIMCWIHRGLISCAYDIVTDQYNDSYLNFIEKMLIPIYNHNIKVVFVFDGEELPEKKKENMIRKNRREKAKMELQEIISKVKNPRTNEMVLKKCIQAISVSKEIIDSVKEFCRKKNIDYIISPYEADAQLSYLCRMGFISCAISEDSDLLVYGCPRVLYKLKNTGECNEISLMPINDLIDWNIINKIKNPLSNSYNEFYITPIKKLQNSDDYDSDISLDEETSVECIMNDPYVQNDNEFINISKKTKSIVNCNNNNKKKKKKKNKKKNMQKSKCDNIIKQYIQRFDWPEELFKLQYFNIDMFLTMCVLSGCDYSNDFHITGMGIKTAYNLIFQHKNIENIFHFLISNDRWRNKIPENLNTFDKLMNTFQKIKNAFLNHQVYDFILRKNIPINESFKSSFVNKNSHFIIQQITDASLLYDPLLKIDNCLNIYPQINDIPLSSPQIRDDDYNKNDDTHNEGGHNIKINHDTHNEAGHNIKINHDTHNEAGHNIKINDDTHNEAGDNIEINHDTHNKGGHNIKINHDTHNKGDDNIKINDDTHNKGGDNIKINHDTHNKGGDNIKINHDTHNKGDDNFNINSVNCSFYNNHHMYTQSSKSTSFENIFKDFTSECFEYLEISPPSFIDPQNNNIPNNSKSEYFHNIITQEQVIQQTDVCRPLLHKDTNISNEINDEYHHLISDVTYNEYKNKTIENCNERINKRKTDDYIPSFNLKKKMKTASVHTSSSNSQDNLTIQHIEALDCNNQNVNDNEEKKNIYENSCSYDKTFNSERVNIFSMYDNNYQMWEKKDDLLKKNYNSFHANNIMETYNDHYVNKTYDEHGNNKVNINICDDISTTNNDHNEEMLDEKKEFAEIKSAKNIYENMRKNFFLFKTLNEDINTPIKCLNVKGKMNVQDNCEQDDKVANLKSDKMTEEQNEKCDNILNEKCNNILNEKCNNILNEKCDNVLNNTPNLITNCIQNKMTTLLQITEENFFNDQNKNDTSFNKDFHTNKTYLNKKPTEINFPINEKKKNDLLRNPLEESRKSSLISYKNKTPSKNVNSKSQLRITSFFKRIDKKTNENHNMHSTQKIFNEHNNNNPNDNIQNDKFYNNVFMNSPINYSVEYSEEDYINSFNDNYSDMKTFQKLKKKTKRNIKNTPQSYSIKDHFAVSLQSQDKNDKLSFTNYNSLEKDIFLNQSEKELQSKHNSINKEKNQNNHLQISSLTNDDNITMNNHTSNLNTQQNEQQSSNNNTIIIHSNNHQPNFSNENVISNNVFTEQDTYNKHITVLKSTEKVQNQSIEKNKETSQKINVEYILQNLNYNYQPKNQKINTFDYFKEKENVNHCNPYIDHNL, from the coding sequence ATGGGGATATCAAACTTGCTACAATTTTTGAAGCCCATAATAAAGAACTCACATATCAgcaaatataaaaatgaagtCGTTGGTGTCGATATAATGTGCTGGATACACCGTGGGTTAATTAGTTGTGCTTACGATATCGTGACCGATCAATATAATGATAGTTATTTAAATTTCATTGAGAAAATGTTAATACcaatatataatcataacATAAAGGTTGTGTTTGTTTTTGATGGAGAAGAATTACctgagaaaaaaaaagaaaatatgataaGGAAGAATAGAAGAGAAAAAGCAAAAATGGAATTACAAGAAATAATTAGCAAAGTAAAAAACCCAAGAACTAATGAAATGGTTTTAAAGAAATGTATACAAGCTATAAGTGTTTCTAAAGAAATAATTGATAGTGTAAAAGAGTTCtgtagaaaaaaaaatattgattatataatatctcCTTATGAAGCTGATGCTCAATTATCGTATTTATGTAGAATGGGATTTATATCATGTGCTATTAGTGAAGATAGTGATTTATTAGTTTATGGTTGCCCTAGggtattatataaattaaaaaatactGGTGAATGTAATGAAATTAGCTTAATGCCCATTAATGATCTTATTGATTggaatataattaataaaataaagaatcCATTATCTAATAGTTATAAtgaattttatattacacctattaaaaaattacaaaattCAGATGATTATGATTCAGATATATCTTTAGATGAAGAAACTTCCGTCGAATGTATTATGAATGATCCATATGTTCAAAACGATAatgaatttataaatatatcaaaaaaaacaaaaagtATAGtaaattgtaataataacaataagaaaaaaaaaaaaaaaaaaaataaaaaaaaaaatatgcaaaaatcaaaatgtgataatattattaaacaATATATTCAAAGATTTGATTGGCCTgaagaattatttaaattacaatattttaatatagaTATGTTTTTAACTATGTGTGTTCTAAGTGGATGTGATTATAGTAATGATTTCCATATAACTGGTATGGGTATAAAAACTGCGTATAACTTAATATTCcaacataaaaatattgaaaatatatttcattttcttaTATCTAATGATAGATGgagaaataaaataccagaaaatttaaatacatttgataaattaatgaatacatttcaaaaaattaaaaatgcATTTCTAAATCATCAAGTTTATGATTTTATATTGCGTAAAAATATTCCAATTAATGAATCTTTTAAATCATCttttgtaaataaaaatagcCATTTCATTATTCAACAAATAACAGACGcatctttattatatgacccattattaaaaattgataactgtttaaatatatatccacaaataaatgatatCCCATTGAGTTCCCCACAAATACGGGACgatgattataataaaaatgatgacACACATAATGAAGGTGGTCATAATATTAAGATAAATCATGACACACATAATGAAGCTGGTCATAATATTAAGATAAATCATGACACACATAATGAAGCTGGTCATAATATTAAGATAAATGATGACACACATAATGAAGCTGGTGATAATATTGAGATAAATCATGACACACATAATAAAGGTGGTCATAATATTAAGATAAATCATGATACACATAATAAAggtgatgataatattaagaTAAATGATGATACACATAATAAAGGTGGTGATAATATTAAGATAAATCATGATACACATAATAAAGGTGGTGATAATATTAAGATAAATCATGATACACATAATAAAGgtgatgataattttaatataaatagtgttaattgttctttttataataaccATCACATGTACACACAATCATCTAAGTCAACATCctttgaaaatatttttaaagatTTTACATCTGAATGTTTTGAATATCTAGAAATTTCTCCCCCATCATTCATAGATCctcaaaataataacattcCAAATAATTCTAAAAGtgaatattttcataatataataacacAAGAACAAGTAATTCAACAAACAGATGTATGTCGCCCACTCCTTCATAAAGATACTAACATATCAAACgaaataaatgatgaatatCATCATCTCATTTCAGATGTAacatataatgaatataaaaacaaaacaatAGAAAATTGTAATGAACgtattaataaaagaaaaacagATGATTATATACCATCATtcaatttaaaaaaaaaaatgaaaacaGCCTCAGTCCATACCTCTTCCAGTAATTCACAAGATAATTTAACAATACAACATATAGAAGCACTTGATTGTAATAATCAAAATGTTAATGATAAcgaagaaaagaaaaatatatatgaaaacAGTTGTAGTTATGATAAAACCTTTAATTCTGAACGTGTGAACATTTTTTCGATgtatgataataattatcaaATGTGGGAAAAGAAGGATGAccttttgaaaaaaaattacaattCTTTCCATgctaataatataatggAAACATATAATGATCATTACgtaaataaaacatatgaCGAAcatggtaataataaagttaatataaatatatgcGATGATATCAGTACTACTAATAATGATCATAATGAAGAAATGCttgatgaaaaaaaagaatttgctgaaataaaaagtgctaaaaatatttacgaaaatatgagaaaaaacttttttctttttaaaacattaaATGAAGATATTAACACACCTATTAAGTGTTTAAATGTTAAAGGGAAAATGAATGTGCAGGATAATTGTGAACAAGATGATAAAGTGGCAAATCTAAAAAGTGATAAAATGACAgaagaacaaaatgaaaaatgtgataatatattaaatgaaaaatgtaataatatattaaatgaaaaatgtaataatatattaaatgaaaaatgtGATAATGTGCTAAATAATACACCCAATCTTATAACGAATTgtatacaaaataaaatgaccaccttattacaaataacagaagaaaatttttttaatgaccagaacaaaaatgatacaagttttaataaagatttccatacaaataaaacataCTTAAATAAGAAACCTACTGAAATTAATTTTCcaataaatgaaaaaaaaaaaaatgatcTGTTAAGAAACCCTTTAGAAGAAAGTAGAAAATCTTCCCTTATatcttataaaaataaaactcCTTCAAAAAATGTTAATTCTAAAAGCCAATTAAGGATCACTAGTTTTTTTAAAAGGatagataaaaaaacaaatgaaaATCATAACATGCATAGTacacaaaaaatatttaatgaacataataataataatcctaatgataatatacaaaatgaCAAATTTTATAACAATGTATTTATGAATTCACCAATAAACTATTCTGTAGAATATTCTGAAGAAGATTACATAAACTCTTTTAATGACAACTATTCAGATATGAAAACCTttcaaaaattaaaaaaaaaaacaaaaagaaatattaaaaatacaCCTCAAAGTTATAGTATTAAAGACCATTTTGCCGTTTCGTTACAAAGTCAAGATAAAAATGACAAATTAAGTTTTACCAATTATAATTCCTtagaaaaagatatatttttaaatcaAAGTGAAAAAGAGTTACAATCTAAGCATAATTCaattaataaagaaaaaaatcaaaataacCATTTACAAATATCCTCCTTAacaaatgatgataatattacaaTGAATAATCATACATCAAATTTAAATACACAACAAAATGAGCAACAAAGTTCAAACAATAATACAATTATAATCCACTCAAATAATCATCAACCAAATTTCTCTAACGAAAATGTAATATCTAATAATGTATTCACAGAACAagatacatataataaacatatcACTGTACTCAAATCTACAGAGAAAGTACAAAATCAAAgtatagaaaaaaataaagaaacttcacaaaaaattaatgtGGAATATATACTTCAAAATCTTAATTATAACTATCAGCcaaaaaatcaaaaaattaatactTTTGATTATTTCAAGGAGAAAGAAAATGTTAACCATTGTAATCCTTACATTGATCATAATTTATAA